The proteins below come from a single Panicum hallii strain FIL2 chromosome 7, PHallii_v3.1, whole genome shotgun sequence genomic window:
- the LOC112898917 gene encoding glutamate decarboxylase 2-like — MVLTHVQELDDAAAASAVVFASRYVQEPLPRYELGEKSISKDAAYQIIHDELLLDSSPRLNLASFVTTWMEPECDRLILEGINKNYADMDEYPVTTELQNRCVNIIARLFNAPVGAGEKAVGVGTVGSSEAIMLAGLAFKRRWQHRRKAAGKTYDRPNIVTGANVQVCWEKFARYFEVELKEVKLREGCYVMDPDEAVAMVDENTICVAAILGSTLTGEFEDVKRLNDLLAARNRRTGWDTPIHVDAASGGFIAPFLYPELEWDFRLPLVKSINVSGHKYGLVYAGVGWVIWRNKEDLPEDLIFHINYLGADQPTFTLNFSKGSSQIIAQYYQFLRLGFEGYRNVMENCMESARILREGLERTGRFTIISKERGVPLVAFTLKGEDTSLAFRLSSELRRFGWIVPAYTMPADLEHMAVLRVVVREDFGRPLAERFLSHVRMALVALDDEARGGPVPRMRVTIELGPAAKGSGEEASARVVKRESVVAVQRSVSLAGGKTKGVC; from the exons ATGGTTCTGACACATGTTCAGGAGCTcgacgacgccgccgccgcctcggccgtcGTCTTCGCCTCGAGATACGTCCAGGAGCCGCTCCCGAG GTACGAGCTGGGGGAGAAGTCCATCTCCAAGGACGCGGCGTACCAGATCATCcacgacgagctgctgctggacAGCAGCCCGCGGCTGAACCTGGCGTCGTTCGTCACCACGTGGATGGAGCCCGAGTGCGACAGGCTCATCCTCGAGGGCATCAACAAGAACTACGCCGACATGGACGAGTACCCCGTCACCACCGAGCTCCAG AACCGGTGCGTGAACATCATCGCGCGGCTGTTCAACGCGCCGGTGGGCGCCGGCGAGAAGGCCGTCGGGGTCGGCACGGTGGGGTCGTCGGAGGCGATCATGCTCGCCGGGCTGGCGTTCAAGCGGCGCTGGCAGCACCGGCGGAAGGCGGCGGGGAAGACCTACGACAGGCCCAACATCGTCACCGGCGCCAACGTGCAGGTGTGCTGGGAGAAGTTCGCGCGCTACTTCGAGGTGGAGCTCAAGGAGGTGAAGCTGCGGGAAGGGTGCTACGTGATGGACCCCGACGAGGCCGTGGCGATGGTCGACGAGAACACCATCTGCGTCGCCGCCATCCTCGGCTCCACGCTCACCGGCGAGTTCGAGGACGTCAAGCGCCTCAACGACCTGCTCGCCGCCAGGAACAGGCGCACCGGGTGGGACACCCCGATCCACGTGGACGCGGCCAGCGGCGGCTTCATCGCGCCGTTCCTGTACCCGGAGCTGGAGTGGGACTTCCGGCTGCCGCTGGTGAAGAGCATCAACGTTAGCGGCCACAAGTACGGCCTCGTCTACGCCGGCGTCGGGTGGGTGATCTGGCGCAACAAGGAGGACCTGCCCGAGGACCTCATCTTCCACATCAACTACCTCGGCGCCGATCAGCCCACCTTCACGCTCAACTTCTCCAAAG GGTCTAGCCAGATCATCGCGCAGTATTACCAGTTCCTCCGATTAGGCTTCGAG GGGTACCGAAACGTGATGGAGAACTGCATGGAGAGCGCGCGGATACTGCGTGAGGGTCTGGAGCGCACGGGCCGGTTCACCATCATCTCCAAGGAGCGGGGCGTGCCGCTGGTGGCCTTCACGCTCAAGGGCGAGGACACCTCGCTGGCGTTCAGGCTGTCGTCGGAGCTGCGGCGGTTCGGGTGGATCGTGCCGGCGTACACGATGCCGGCGGACCTGGAGCACATGGCGGTGCTCCGCGTCGTGGTGCGGGAGGACTTCGGCCGCCCGCTGGCGGAGCGGTTCCTGTCCCACGTGCGGATGGCGCTGGTCGCGCTGGACGACGAGGCCAGGGGCGGGCCCGTGCCGAGGATGCGGGTCACCATCGAGCTCGGCCCCGCCGCCAAGGGCTCCGGCGAGGAGGCGTCCGCCAGGGTCGTGAAGCGGGAGTCCGTCGTGGCGGTGCAGCGGAGCGTGTCGCTCGCCGGCGGGAAGACCAAGGGCGTCTGCTag
- the LOC112901539 gene encoding probable transcription repressor OFP9, translating into MQLFSGRSKEHRNGGGGGKCQAAAATAARHRSGRCRALCCGASRLSVSSSASCSSADAAPEPLPLPPPHPHPHPQQPRSLSKLAHGMVQARLQSMIDAASEAARPPAPAPAPRRTPDELVAERPRCGLPRAWARGGRYEKSGGGRERAAGGRACVVLLAEDRRTHDPREEFRRSIAEVIAAKRMAEPAELRALLNCYVSVNAREHRAAILQAFHEVCSALFSCKQLG; encoded by the coding sequence ATGCAGCTCTTCTCGGGCCGGAGCAAGGAGCACAGGAACGGCGGAGGCGGGGGCAAGTGccaggccgcggcggcgacggcggctcgGCACAGGAGTGGCAGGTGCCGCGCGCTGTGCTGCGGCGCGTCGCGGCTGAGCGTGTCCTCGTCGGCGTCGTGCTCGTCCGCGGACGCGGCGCCGGAGCCGctccccctgccgccgccgcatccgcaTCCGCATCCGCAGCAGCCCCGCAGCCTGTCCAAGCTCGCGCACGGGATGGTCCAGGCGCGGCTGCAGTCCATGATCGACGCCGCCTCCGAGGCCGCTCGGCCGccggccccggccccggcgccgcgccgcacgccggACGAGCTCGTCGCGGAGCGGCCCCGCTgcggcctcccgcgcgcgtgggccCGCGGCGGCCGCTACGagaagagcggcggcggccgggagcgggcggcgggcgggcgtgcGTGCGTGGTGCTGCTGGCGGAGGACCGGCGGACGCACGATCCGCGGGAGGAGTTCCGGCGGTCCATCGCGGAGGTGATCGCGGCAAAGCGGATGGCCGAGCCCGCGGAGCTGCGGGCGCTGCTCAACTGCTACGTCTCGGTGAACGCGCGCGAGCACCGCGCCGCCATCCTGCAGGCCTTCCACGAGGTCTGCTCGGCCCTCTTCTCCTGCAAGCAGCTGGGCTGA
- the LOC112899412 gene encoding deoxymugineic acid synthase 1-D-like, whose product MASTAAVPEVALRSGSARPMPAVGMGTASFPPAPGATKDAVLAAIEVGYRHFDTAAMYRTERPLGDAVAEAARCGLLRSREELFVTSKLWCTQCHPDLVLPSLRETLKNLQMEYLDLYLIHWPVALKPGPLTFPKRKEDAVPFDFEGVWRAMEECQRLGLARAIGVSNFTTRHLDRVLAAATIPPAVNQVELNPAWQQRTLRAYCADRGVHVAAYSPLGGQNWDGTGSNAVLESEVLTGIAKARGKSVAQVALRWIYEQGVTSIVKSYNKERLRQNLDIFGWELTDEDRLKISQIPQKKTVTAGGLFSQEGEFTSVDPADLDIVER is encoded by the exons ATGGCGTCCACGGCGGCGGTGCCGGAGGTGGCCCTGCGGTCGGGCAGCGCGCGGCCGATGCCGGCGGTCGGCATGGGCACGGCGTCGTTCCCGCCGGCGCCCGGGGCCACCAAGGACGCCGTGCTGGCGGCCATCGAGGTGGGCTACCGCCACTTCGACACGGCCGCCATGTACCGCACGGAGCGGCCGCTCGGCGACGCCGTGGCCGAGGCGGCGCGGTGCGGGCTCCTCCGGTCCCGGGAGGAGCTGTTCGTCACGTCCAAGCTGTGGTGCACGCAGTGCCACCCGGACCTCGTCCTCCCCTCCCTCCGGGAGACCCTCAA GAACCTGCAGATGGAGTACCTGGACCTGTACCTGATCCACTGGCCGGTGGCCCTCAAGCCCGGGCCGCTAACCTTCCCCAAGAGGAAGGAGGACGCCGTGCCGTTCGACTTCGAGGGCGTGTGGCGCGCGATGGAGGAGTGCCAGCGCCTGGGGCTCGCCAGGGCAATCGGCGTCAGCAACTTCACCACCAGGCACCTCGACAGGGTCCTCGCCGCTGCCACCATCCCCCCCGCGGTGAACCAGGTGGAGCTCAACCCGGCGTGGCAGCAGCGGACGCTGCGGGCGTACTGCGCCGACAGGGGCGTCCACGTCGCGGCGTACTCGCCGCTGGGGGGGCAGAACTGGGACGGCACGGGCAGCAACGCCGTGCTGGAGTCGGAGGTGCTCACCGGGATCGCCAAGGCGAGGGGGAAATCCGTCGCGCAG GTGGCGTTGAGATGGATATACGAGCAGGGCGTGACGTCCATCGTCAAGAGCTACAACAAGGAGAGGCTCAGGCAGAACCTCGACATCTTCGGCTGGGAGCTGACCGACGAAGACCGGCTCAAGATCAGCCAGATCCCACAGAAGAAGACGGTCACAGCTGGGGGTTTGTTCTCGCAAGAGGGTGAATTCACGTCCGTTGATCCGGCGGACCTGGACATCGTAGAGCGGTAG